The nucleotide sequence CCCCGACGAGGAGGTAACGCTGGCGCAACGCATCAAAGAAGGTGACCAGCAAGCGCTGGAAAAACTCACCAAGGCTAACCTACGCTTCGTGGTGTCGGTGGCCAAGCAGTACCAGAACCAGGGCCTGAGCCTGGGCGACTTGATCAACGAGGGCAACCTCGGCCTGATCAAAGCCGCCAAGCGATTCGACGAAACCCGGGGCTTCAAATTCATTTCCTACGCCGTATGGTGGATTCGCCAGTCGATTCTGCAGGCTCTGGCCGAGCAGAGCCGCATCGTGCGTCTGCCCCTGAACCGGGTTGGCTCGCTGAACAAAATCAGCAAGTCGTTCTCGGAACTGGAGCAGAAGTTTGAGCGCGAGCCCTCGCCCGAGGAAATTGCCGAAGTACTGGAGTTGACTACCTCGGAAGTGGTGGATACGCTCAAGATTTCGGGCCGTCACGTATCGGTGGATGCGCCGTTCGTGCAGGGTGAAGAAAACCGCCTGCTCGACGTGCTCGAAAACGAGGACGAAGAATCGCCCGACACCGGCCTGATGAACGACTCGCTCCGCAAGGAAGTGCAGCGCGCCCTGAGCACGCTCACCAAGCGCGAAGCCGACGTCATCACGCTTTACTTCGGCCTGAACGGGGAACACTCGCTCACGCTGGAAGAAATCGGGGAGAAGTTCAACCTGACCCGCGAACGGGTGCGCCAGATCAAAGAGAAGGCCATCCGCCGCCTGCGCCACACCTCGCGCAGCAAGGCCCTGAAGCCGTACCTGGGGTAAGTAGTTCTACCCCGCAGCAGAAAACCCTGGCCTTTGGTTGGGGTTTTTTGTTGAATACGTGTCGGCGGCCTCCGTATTATCCTGCTTTCCCGGCGTTTCGGACAAAGTGGCCGATGTGCGGAGTTGGCGCAATTTTCGGCAATACGGAGTCGCACCGGATGAAAACCCGGGACGCGTGTACTTTT is from Hymenobacter yonginensis and encodes:
- a CDS encoding sigma-70 family RNA polymerase sigma factor, which translates into the protein MRQLKISKQITNRESQSLDKYLQEIGKVDLLTPDEEVTLAQRIKEGDQQALEKLTKANLRFVVSVAKQYQNQGLSLGDLINEGNLGLIKAAKRFDETRGFKFISYAVWWIRQSILQALAEQSRIVRLPLNRVGSLNKISKSFSELEQKFEREPSPEEIAEVLELTTSEVVDTLKISGRHVSVDAPFVQGEENRLLDVLENEDEESPDTGLMNDSLRKEVQRALSTLTKREADVITLYFGLNGEHSLTLEEIGEKFNLTRERVRQIKEKAIRRLRHTSRSKALKPYLG